The following proteins come from a genomic window of Corallococcus sp. NCRR:
- a CDS encoding M28 family metallopeptidase: MASKINDSSRPLTSVSRLSSQDARTTETKSRNRPLAFKDGFESASGTKPAPGQLPRLPAPPPILGLPAPTTPTPAPAPTPVPPEAPTEPPALADSDPMTHIEYLASDALQGRDSPSAGLDAASVYVQAHAEKYGLVGPNINNPENPFQQKFKVYSWLGADKAGEAAGAAHAGHAGHKQFGHTMFQEGFYLDEKMPKDTLKKLNQQYEQTMKAAGQSVVPARAGKQRSVEELQQVATATGQAVNTMAMLPGTGPHKDEVIVVMAHLDHVGVDRKGNAYNGADDNASGSAVLMAAVPELAEAAKNGKLDRSVLFIWTGAEEKGLVGSQYFVDHPIPGLELKDIAGVINTDMVGRWDDQRLSVVDTNTKGQPNYFRDVVDQANQQLADPFDRINRDINVYRDRQDGASFGRKGEDVLFLFEGLSNPEGGGDLIPEYHRQDDDIEKIIEDNGGNKPRRVKDLLLNVINIAANRTTETPEPKK, translated from the coding sequence ATGGCCTCGAAGATCAACGACAGCTCGCGTCCCCTCACCTCCGTCTCGCGGCTGTCCTCGCAGGACGCCCGGACGACGGAGACGAAGTCCCGGAACCGCCCCCTCGCCTTCAAGGACGGCTTCGAGTCCGCGAGCGGCACGAAGCCCGCGCCCGGCCAGCTGCCGCGGCTGCCCGCGCCGCCGCCGATCCTGGGGCTGCCCGCGCCCACCACCCCGACTCCGGCACCGGCGCCGACGCCCGTGCCGCCGGAGGCGCCCACCGAGCCGCCCGCGCTGGCCGACTCGGATCCGATGACGCACATCGAGTACCTGGCCTCGGACGCGCTGCAGGGACGTGACAGCCCCTCCGCGGGCCTGGACGCCGCCTCCGTCTACGTGCAGGCCCACGCGGAGAAGTACGGGCTCGTGGGCCCCAACATCAACAACCCGGAGAACCCCTTCCAGCAGAAGTTCAAGGTCTACTCGTGGCTGGGCGCGGACAAGGCGGGCGAGGCGGCGGGCGCGGCCCACGCGGGGCATGCCGGGCACAAGCAGTTCGGCCACACGATGTTCCAGGAGGGCTTCTACCTGGACGAGAAGATGCCCAAGGACACGCTGAAGAAGCTCAATCAGCAGTACGAGCAGACGATGAAGGCGGCGGGCCAGTCGGTGGTGCCGGCGCGCGCGGGCAAGCAGCGCAGCGTGGAGGAGCTCCAGCAGGTGGCCACGGCCACGGGCCAGGCGGTGAACACCATGGCCATGCTGCCCGGCACCGGGCCGCACAAGGACGAGGTCATCGTGGTGATGGCCCACCTGGACCACGTGGGCGTGGACCGCAAGGGCAACGCGTACAACGGCGCGGACGACAACGCGTCCGGCAGCGCGGTGCTGATGGCGGCGGTGCCGGAGCTGGCGGAGGCCGCGAAGAACGGCAAGCTGGACCGCTCCGTGCTCTTCATCTGGACGGGCGCGGAGGAGAAGGGCCTGGTGGGCTCGCAGTACTTCGTGGACCACCCCATCCCCGGCCTGGAGCTGAAGGACATCGCCGGCGTCATCAACACGGACATGGTGGGCCGCTGGGATGATCAGCGCCTGTCCGTGGTGGACACCAACACCAAGGGCCAGCCCAACTACTTCCGCGACGTGGTGGACCAGGCGAACCAGCAGCTGGCGGATCCGTTCGACCGCATCAACCGCGACATCAACGTCTACCGCGACCGGCAGGACGGCGCGTCCTTCGGACGCAAGGGAGAGGACGTGCTCTTCCTCTTCGAGGGCCTGTCCAACCCCGAGGGCGGCGGCGACCTCATCCCCGAGTACCACCGGCAGGATGACGACATCGAGAAGATCATCGAGGACAACGGCGGCAACAAGCCCCGCCGCGTGAAGGACCTGCTCCTCAACGTCATCAACATCGCGGCGAACCGCACGACGGAGACGCCGGAGCCGAAGAAGTAG
- a CDS encoding fatty acid desaturase family protein: protein MTLFRHPEDRIPVLMFLGVFALDMTVFLTARSWWVPVLWFGLGIIPKGWICSWNHHHQHLSFFKHALPNRLLEIVFGFQTGVTSQAWFLHHVLGHHKNYLDQSQDESRWKRDDGSTMGEVEYSLGTALTAYPRAFQVGRKHHPKALRTFVWMAALQVVLLAGLFWVNPYNALFVFLLPMMASLYVTTWATYFHHVGLETANHSEASYNILHKGYNLMTGNLGYHTAHHTRHGLHWSKLPELHAQLAQEIPANLYRQPGIPFVWRGSEEKLVLSDHEVAALSGATVAPSSEKLAA from the coding sequence ATGACCCTGTTCCGGCACCCTGAAGATCGCATCCCGGTCCTGATGTTCCTTGGCGTCTTCGCGCTCGACATGACGGTGTTCCTCACGGCGCGCAGCTGGTGGGTGCCGGTGCTGTGGTTCGGGCTGGGCATCATCCCCAAGGGGTGGATCTGCTCGTGGAACCACCACCACCAGCACCTGTCCTTCTTCAAGCACGCGCTGCCCAACCGCCTCCTGGAGATCGTCTTCGGCTTCCAGACGGGCGTGACGTCGCAGGCGTGGTTCCTCCACCACGTGCTGGGCCACCACAAGAACTACCTGGACCAGTCGCAGGACGAGTCGCGCTGGAAGCGGGATGACGGCTCCACGATGGGCGAGGTGGAGTACTCGCTGGGCACGGCGCTGACCGCGTACCCGCGCGCGTTCCAGGTGGGCAGGAAGCACCACCCCAAGGCGCTGCGCACGTTCGTGTGGATGGCCGCGCTCCAGGTGGTGCTGCTGGCGGGCCTGTTCTGGGTGAACCCCTACAACGCGCTCTTCGTGTTCCTGCTGCCCATGATGGCGTCGCTCTACGTGACGACCTGGGCCACGTACTTCCACCACGTGGGCCTGGAGACGGCCAACCACTCGGAGGCCTCGTACAACATCCTCCACAAGGGCTACAACCTGATGACGGGCAACCTGGGCTACCACACCGCGCATCACACGCGGCACGGCCTGCACTGGTCCAAGTTGCCGGAGCTGCACGCGCAACTGGCGCAGGAGATCCCCGCGAACCTGTACCGTCAGCCGGGCATCCCGTTCGTCTGGCGCGGCTCTGAAGAGAAGCTCGTGCTGAGCGACCACGAGGTCGCCGCGCTCTCCGGCGCGACCGTGGCCCCGAGCAGCGAGAAGCTGGCGGCCTGA
- a CDS encoding TenA family transcriptional regulator produces the protein MRNQTIEAALAKNPHREQLIKHRFFEVVDEKAFSRDQAELVLGQWWHPLHYFPTFLGKLIAVCPQMEMKTAVTHILNQEVGEGDPARAHERFFIQTMTDAGFTRAGVSEADMTPATRRLIDGYQRSTDSHLTGLGFLYGTEVADLTMVAKLGKLVRRTTGLKALPWVDIHVKQEPDHVETAGHTVGLQYTDEELATITRGAEEMWQLWVGFFEELRNRVV, from the coding sequence ATGCGGAACCAGACCATCGAGGCGGCACTGGCGAAGAACCCCCACCGAGAGCAGCTGATCAAGCACCGGTTCTTCGAAGTGGTGGATGAGAAGGCCTTCAGCCGCGACCAGGCGGAGCTCGTCCTGGGTCAGTGGTGGCACCCCCTGCACTACTTCCCCACGTTCCTGGGCAAGCTCATCGCCGTCTGTCCGCAGATGGAGATGAAGACCGCCGTGACGCACATCCTCAACCAGGAGGTGGGCGAGGGAGACCCGGCGAGGGCGCACGAGCGCTTCTTCATCCAGACGATGACGGACGCGGGCTTCACCCGGGCGGGCGTGTCCGAGGCGGACATGACGCCCGCGACGCGCCGGCTCATCGACGGTTACCAGCGCTCCACGGACAGCCACCTCACCGGCCTGGGCTTCCTCTACGGCACGGAGGTGGCGGACCTCACCATGGTTGCCAAGCTGGGCAAGCTGGTGCGCCGCACCACGGGCCTCAAGGCCCTGCCCTGGGTGGACATCCACGTGAAGCAGGAGCCGGACCACGTGGAGACCGCCGGGCACACGGTGGGCCTCCAGTACACGGACGAGGAGCTGGCCACCATCACCCGCGGCGCGGAGGAGATGTGGCAGTTGTGGGTGGGATTCTTCGAGGAGCTGCGCAACCGCGTCGTCTGA
- a CDS encoding DUF47 domain-containing protein encodes MLEKLMPKSDEFFDDFDAQCARTVEGAKLLHELLSDFRDVPTRVQALKDVEHKGDEVTHTAFNRLHQQFITPFDRGQIHTLLSRIDDVLDLTNAAAARLLYYEIESTRADATELARLLVLSTQKVQEVVAALRLIKKPEQILAGCMEIKRLETQADEVLRAGMGRLFKSGVDTLTIIKWKEIYDLIETATDKCQGVANVIEGVVLEHS; translated from the coding sequence ATGCTCGAAAAGCTGATGCCGAAGTCGGACGAGTTCTTCGACGACTTCGACGCGCAATGCGCCAGAACTGTCGAGGGAGCGAAGCTCCTACACGAGCTCCTGAGTGATTTCCGGGACGTGCCCACGCGCGTCCAGGCCCTCAAGGACGTGGAGCACAAGGGCGACGAGGTCACCCACACGGCCTTCAACCGGCTCCACCAGCAGTTCATCACCCCGTTCGACCGGGGGCAGATCCACACGCTGCTGTCGCGCATCGACGACGTGTTGGACCTGACCAACGCGGCGGCGGCGAGGTTGCTCTACTACGAGATTGAGTCCACCCGGGCGGACGCCACGGAGCTGGCGCGGCTGCTGGTGCTCTCCACGCAGAAGGTGCAGGAGGTCGTCGCGGCGCTGCGGCTGATCAAGAAGCCGGAGCAGATCCTCGCGGGCTGCATGGAGATCAAGCGCCTGGAGACCCAGGCGGACGAGGTCCTGCGCGCGGGCATGGGCCGGCTGTTCAAGAGCGGCGTGGACACCCTGACCATCATCAAGTGGAAGGAGATCTACGACCTCATCGAGACGGCCACGGACAAGTGCCAGGGCGTGGCCAACGTCATCGAAGGCGTCGTGCTGGAGCACTCCTGA
- a CDS encoding inorganic phosphate transporter: protein MLLAAVVTIVAVALIFDFINGFHDAANSIATVVSTRVLSPNLAVAWAAFFNFIAAFAGGVHVANTMGKGIINFEMLRAAGPTAVLMVIFSSLMGAIVWNLLTWWWGLPSSSSHALAGGMIGATLPVLGFEGLVGSGIARIAAFIVLSPLIGMTLGIGMMLASTWAVHRQTPLRVDTWFRRLQLVSSAIFSFSHGTNDAQKVMGIIAVVLFGTIWRDRPFHIDWWMIISCHAAIGLGTFFGGWRIIRTMGHSLTKLAPIGGFSAETGGGVTIIALAELGIPVSTTHTITGAIVGVGSTRGWRAVKWGTAGRIIWAWVFTIPAAALVSVIVYGLTLAIVRMVG, encoded by the coding sequence ATGCTGCTCGCAGCGGTCGTCACCATTGTCGCCGTCGCGCTCATCTTCGATTTCATCAATGGCTTCCACGACGCGGCGAACTCCATCGCCACCGTGGTGTCCACGCGCGTGCTGTCGCCGAACCTGGCCGTGGCCTGGGCGGCGTTCTTCAACTTCATCGCGGCCTTCGCGGGCGGCGTGCACGTGGCCAACACCATGGGCAAGGGCATCATCAACTTCGAGATGCTCCGCGCCGCCGGCCCCACCGCGGTGCTGATGGTCATCTTCTCGTCGCTGATGGGCGCCATCGTCTGGAACCTGCTCACCTGGTGGTGGGGGCTGCCCTCGTCGTCGTCGCACGCGCTGGCGGGCGGGATGATTGGCGCCACCCTGCCCGTCCTGGGCTTCGAGGGCCTGGTGGGCAGCGGCATCGCGCGCATCGCGGCCTTCATCGTGCTGTCGCCGCTCATCGGCATGACGCTGGGCATCGGGATGATGCTGGCCAGCACCTGGGCGGTGCACCGTCAGACGCCGCTGCGCGTGGACACCTGGTTCCGCCGGCTGCAGCTGGTGTCGTCCGCCATCTTCTCCTTCAGCCACGGCACCAACGACGCGCAGAAGGTCATGGGCATCATCGCGGTGGTGCTCTTCGGCACCATCTGGCGCGACCGCCCGTTCCACATCGACTGGTGGATGATCATCTCCTGCCACGCCGCCATCGGCCTGGGCACCTTCTTCGGCGGCTGGCGCATCATCCGCACCATGGGCCACAGCCTCACGAAGCTGGCGCCCATTGGCGGCTTCAGCGCGGAGACGGGCGGCGGCGTCACCATCATCGCGCTGGCGGAGCTGGGCATCCCCGTCTCCACCACGCACACCATCACCGGCGCCATCGTCGGCGTGGGGTCCACGCGCGGCTGGCGGGCCGTGAAGTGGGGCACCGCCGGCCGCATCATCTGGGCCTGGGTGTTCACCATCCCCGCCGCCGCGCTGGTGTCCGTCATCGTGTACGGACTCACGCTGGCCATCGTCCGGATGGTGGGCTGA
- a CDS encoding B12-binding domain-containing radical SAM protein, translated as MRIAIIATYTHPTRLRIKEPSIMQSSVPELIAGLCPEHAEVEIFNEKEADLPLDRHWDLVFFSYLHSYYEHTKVLSTLFRQRGMTTVAGGRHASHFPDDAAKYFDAVITGEPESNVPALIADFEKGCLKPRYSLPSQGAAAIRPYRYELIDFTHNKVRLPGIEASRGCPFTCNFCVLTGHERYRFRPIPEVIDEIQTRMRWNPNFLGLMGDAFVFLDNNLGGSPKYLRALCEALIPLKKTWGCALTFNVLKDESLVKLMAKAGCRYVYTGLESLNPDSLKAMNKGQNKLSEVDAVIRRVFSAGILLSFGLIVGSDGDTNEYLHRLPDYLADLKYFSVTFLGIVCPYPETPFFRELKAEDRLLPGTTSRDYDGYTLCHRPKQMHASEVVEHFQRLCRTLGSLPNIARHYASKLMMSDLPRYRQTILFSGPEIVSIRNPVKNPERRYIAGLDAIEAWDAERMPGLGLTPQVLT; from the coding sequence ATGCGCATCGCCATCATCGCCACGTACACCCATCCGACCCGGCTGCGAATCAAGGAACCCTCCATCATGCAGTCCTCGGTGCCGGAGCTCATCGCGGGCCTGTGCCCGGAGCACGCCGAGGTGGAGATCTTCAACGAGAAGGAGGCGGACCTGCCGTTGGACCGGCACTGGGACCTCGTCTTCTTCTCGTACCTGCACTCGTACTACGAGCACACCAAGGTCCTCTCCACCCTCTTCCGTCAGCGCGGCATGACGACGGTGGCCGGGGGCCGGCACGCGAGCCACTTCCCTGACGACGCGGCGAAGTACTTCGACGCGGTCATCACCGGGGAGCCGGAGTCCAACGTGCCCGCGCTCATCGCGGACTTCGAGAAGGGCTGCCTCAAGCCCCGCTACAGCCTGCCGTCGCAGGGCGCCGCGGCCATCCGGCCGTACCGCTACGAGCTCATCGACTTCACGCACAACAAGGTGCGCCTGCCGGGCATCGAGGCGTCGCGTGGCTGCCCCTTCACGTGCAACTTCTGCGTGCTCACCGGCCACGAGCGCTACCGCTTCCGGCCCATCCCGGAGGTCATCGACGAAATCCAGACGCGCATGCGCTGGAACCCGAACTTCCTGGGGCTGATGGGGGACGCCTTCGTCTTCCTGGACAACAACCTGGGCGGCTCGCCCAAGTACCTGCGCGCGCTGTGCGAAGCGCTCATCCCCTTGAAGAAGACGTGGGGCTGCGCGCTCACCTTCAACGTGCTCAAGGACGAGTCGCTGGTGAAGCTGATGGCGAAGGCGGGCTGCCGCTACGTCTACACCGGCCTGGAGTCGCTCAACCCGGACTCGCTCAAGGCGATGAACAAGGGCCAGAACAAGCTGTCGGAGGTGGACGCCGTCATCCGCCGCGTCTTCTCCGCCGGCATCCTGCTGTCCTTCGGGCTCATCGTCGGCTCGGACGGCGACACGAATGAGTACCTGCACCGGCTGCCGGACTACCTGGCGGACCTGAAGTACTTCTCCGTCACGTTCCTGGGCATCGTGTGCCCGTATCCGGAGACGCCCTTCTTCCGCGAGCTGAAGGCGGAAGACCGGCTCCTGCCCGGCACCACCAGCCGCGACTACGACGGCTACACGCTGTGCCACCGGCCCAAGCAGATGCACGCATCGGAAGTGGTGGAGCACTTCCAGCGGCTGTGCCGCACGCTGGGCAGCCTGCCCAACATCGCGCGGCACTACGCGTCCAAGCTGATGATGAGTGACCTGCCCCGCTACAGGCAGACCATCCTCTTCTCCGGGCCCGAAATCGTCAGCATCCGCAACCCGGTGAAGAACCCGGAGCGCCGCTACATCGCGGGGCTGGATGCCATTGAAGCGTGGGACGCGGAGCGGATGCCCGGCCTGGGCCTCACGCCGCAGGTCCTGACCTGA